From one Erinaceus europaeus chromosome 4, mEriEur2.1, whole genome shotgun sequence genomic stretch:
- the HFE gene encoding hereditary hemochromatosis protein has product MGPQGWLALILMIPLQITARSERPPRSHSLRYLFMGVSERNLGLPLFEALGYVDDNLFVAYNHENRRAEPRAQWVTSGDTSQLWLQLSQSLKGWDQMFIVDFWTIIDNYNHSKVTKLGLLPESHTLQVILGCEIREDNTTRGFWKYGYDGLDHLEFCPDTLNWRAANSRAQATKLEWELIKIRAKQNKDYLERECPQQLQHLLDLGRGVLDQQVPPLVKLTRHVIPTMTTLQCRALNFYPQNITMRWWKDRRLLGAQDGDCKEVLPNGDGTYQCWVTLAVPSGEDQRYTCQVDHPGLDQPLAVTWEPSPPSTLITGIISATVVCVLLFLIGIVFRISRKRQDSRGTMGDYVLAERE; this is encoded by the exons ATGGGCCCGCAAGGTTGGCTGGCACTGATTCTCATGATTCCCTTGCAGATCACGGCCAGATCTGAGCGACCACCGC GGTCACACTCTCTGCGCTACCTCTTCATGGGTGTGTCTGAGCGAAACCTTGGGCTGCCACTATTTGAAGCCTTAGGTTATGTAGACGACAATTTGTTTGTAGCCTACAATCATGAGAATCGTCGTGCAGAACCCCGTGCCCAGTGGGTCACCAGTGGGGACACCAGCCAGCTATGGCTACAGCTGAGTCAAAGTCTGAAAGGGTGGGATCAAATGTTCATCGTTGACTTCTGGACCATCATAGACAACTATAATCATAGCAAAG TGACGAAGCTGGGATTGTTGCCAGAATCCCACACCCTGCAGGTGATCCTGGGCTGTGAAATTCGAGAGGATAACACTACCAGAGGGTTTTGGAAGTATGGATATGATGGGCTGGACCATCTAGAATTCTGTCCTGACACACTGAATTGGAGAGCAGCCAACTCCAGAGCCCAGGCCACAAAGCTGGAGTGGGAATTGATCAAGATCCgggcaaagcaaaacaaagactACCTGGAAAGAGAATGTCCTCAGCAGCTACAGCACCTGCTGGACTTGGGGAGAGGGGTTCTGGACCAACAAG TGCCTCCCTTGGTGAAATTGACTCGTCATGTGATCCCTACCATGACCACTCTACAGTGTCGGGCTCTGAACTTCTACCCCCAGAACATCACCATGAGGTGGTGGAAGGACAGGCGGTTGCTGGGTGCCCAGGATGGAGATTGTAAAGAAGTGCTGCCCAATGGGGATGGGACCTACCAGTGCTGGGTAACTTTGGCTGTGCCCTCTGGGGAAGATCAGAGATATACCTGCCAGGTGGACCACCCAGGCCTGGATCAGCCCTTAGCTGTCACTTGGG AGCCCTCACCACCTAGTACCCTGATTACTGGAATCATCAGTGCAACTGTTGTTtgtgtccttctcttcctcattggGATTGTGTTTCGAATCTCAAGGAAAAGGCAGGATTCAA GAGGAACTATGGGAGACTATGTTTTAGCAGAACGTGAATGA
- the H1-2 gene encoding histone H1.2: protein MSETAPAAPAAAPPAEKTPVKKKAAKKPAGARRKASGPPVSELITKAVAASKERSGVSLAALKKALAAAGYDVEKNNSRIKLGLKSLVSKGTLVQTKGTGASGSFKLNKKAASGEAKPKAKKAGSAKPKKSSGVAKKPKKATGAATPKKTAKKTPKKAKKPAASVAKKVAKSPKKAKAAKPKKAAKSASKTVKPKAAKPKVAKPKKAASKKK, encoded by the coding sequence ATGTCGGAGACTGCTCCTGCCGCTCCTGCTGCCGCGCCCCCTGCGGAGAAGACCCCAGTGAAGAAGAAGGCGGCCAAAAAGCCAGCTGGGGCTCGCCGCAAGGCGTCAGGTCCCCCTGTGTCCGAGCTCATCACTAAGGCTGTTGCCGCCTCCAAGGAGCGCAGCGGCGTGTCTTTGGCTGCGCTCAAGAAGGCGCTGGCGGCCGCCGGCTACGATGTGGAGAAGAACAACAGCCGCATCAAGCTGGGGCTCAAGAGCCTGGTGAGCAAAGGCACCCTGGTCCAGACCAAGGGCACCGGCGCCTCCGGCTCTTTCAAACTCAACAAGAAGGCGGCCTCTGGGGAAGCCAAGCCCAAAGCCAAGAAGGCGGGTTCGGCTAAACCCAAGAAGTCTTCTGGAGTAGCTAAGAAGCCCAAGAAGGCGACTGGGGCAGCCACCCCAAAGAAGACTGCTAAGAAGACCCCAAAGAAGGCAAAGAAGCCGGCGGCTTCTGTGGCTAAGAAAGTGGCCAAGAGTCCGAAGAAGGCTAAGGCTGCTAAGCCGAAGAAGGCTGCCAAGAGTGCAAGTAAGACCGTGAAGCCTAAGGCCGCCAAGCCCAAGGTTGCGAAGCCTAAGAAGGCTGCATCCAAAAAGAAGTAG